CGGCGACAAGGTCGGACGCAGTGGCGAAGGCTGCCTCGGCGCCTACGTGCTCGACATCGCCGACGGGCGCGTGATCACGATCGCGGCGCGCAGCACGGTGCTCGCGACCGGAGGCGCCGGCAAGGCCTACCTCTACACGACCAACCCGGACGTCGCCACCGGCGACGGGATCGCGATGGCATGGCGCGCCGGCTGTCGCGTCGCCAACCTCGAGTTCATCCAGTTTCATCCGACCTGCCTCTACCATCCCCAAGCCAAGTCGTTCCTGATTTCCGAAGCCGTCCGCGGCGAAGGGGGGATCCTGAGACTCCCCGATGGCACGCGCTTCATGCCGGAGCACGACCCGCGCGCGGAACTGGCTCCGCGCGACGTCGTGGCCCGCGCAATCGACTTCGAGATGAAGAAACGCGGCCTCGACTGCGTCTATCTCGACATCAGCCACAAGCCGGCCGACTGGCTGCGGGAACATTTCCCGAACATCCACGCGCGCTGCCTCGAACTGGGCATCGACATGACGCGCGAAGGCATTCCCGTCGTCCCGGCCGCTCATTACACGTGCGGCGGCGTCGTTACGGACCTTGCGGCGCGTACCGACGTCGCCGGCCTCTATTGCGTCGGCGAATCGGCCTGCACCGGCCTTCACGGCGCCAATCGGCTCGCGAGCAATTCGCTGCTCGAATGCCTGGTATTCGGGGAAGCGGCTGCGAAAGACATCCAGGCGCGCCCCCGCGACCCGATCGCTGCGCTGCCCGAGTGGGACGAGAGTCGGGTGACCGATGCCGACGAAGAGGTCGTGATCGCGCACAACTGGGCGGAACTGCGGCGAGCGATGTGGGACTATGTCGGCATCGTCAGGACAACCAAGCGCCTGCAGCGCGCACAGCACCGGATCCGCCTGCTGACGAGCGAGATCAACGAGTTCTACTCGAACTTCCGCGTGACCAACGATCTCATCGAACTGCGCAATCTGGTCGTCACTTCCGATCTCATCGTGCGCTGCGCGCTCGAGCGCAAGGAAAGCCGCGGGCTGCACTTCTCGCGCGACTATCCTGGACTGCTCGACGAGGCGCTCCCGACGATCCTGCAGCCGCGAAAAACCTGATCCTACGGTCGACGCCCCGGGTTTTCGCGCACCCTGACCTCTTCGGGGGCGGCACGAGCTTTCTGCCGCAACCAGATGCGGAGCCCTCGCCAGTGTCCTTCGGGCAGGTTGTCGGGCAGCAGCATGATCGATCCGCGACCGCGCGCACCGGCGCCGTCCGCTTCGTCGCGTCGCCACTGTAGCCACACGGCCCACCCGAAATCGGTGCAGCCCGTCTCCGGCACCAGCATCGCCACTTCGCCGCGGTCGCGAAGCGTTCCGTCGTTCTCGAGCGTCAGAACTCGGTCCGTTTTCCGCAACTCGACGCGCAGGCCGGCGAAGAGCGATACGGCAAGCACGAAAAGAACCGAACCGAGAGCCGGCGCGGAAAACGACGAAAGCAGAAACGCGATCGCCGCGATCGTATGGATCGCGGCGATCAGGGCCAGTGCCTGCCGGGAGGGCCTGAGCGGCAGTTCGAGCGGATAGCGCATGCGCCGCGCTATTCCGTCCGTTCAGATGCGACGAAACGCCAGCGTGCCGTTCGTGCCGCCGAACCCGAACGAATTCGAAAGCGCTGCGCGGATCTCCATCGGACGCGCCTTGTTCGCGACGTAATCAAGGTCGCACCGCTCGTCCTGCTCGAAAATGTTGATCGTCGGCGGAGCGATCTGGTTGTGCAAGGCCAGCGCGGTGAACACGGCTTCCACACCTCCCGCGGCCCCGAGCAGATGACCGGTCATCGACTTGGTGGAGTTCACCGCGATCGACTTTGCCCGATCACCGAAACAGCGCTTTACTGCAGTCGTCTCGGCGACGTCTCCGAGCGGCGTCGAGGTACCGTGGGCGTTGACGTAGTCGAACTCATCGACCGTCATGCCGGCGTCGCGCATCGCGTGCGCCATGCAGCGCGCCGCGCCGTCGCCGTCTTCGGCCGGTGCAGTCATGTGAAAGGCATCGGCGCTCATGCCGTAGCCGGCTATTTCCGCGTAGATTCGGGCGCCGCGCGCCTTCGCATGCTCGTACTCTTCGAGGACCAGCACGCCGGCGCCTTCGCCGAGCACGAAACCATCGCGTCCCTTGTCCCACGGACGGCTCGCGGTAAGCGGATCGTCGTTGCGCGTCGACAACGCTTTCGCCGAAGCAAAGCCGCCGACGGCGAGCGGCGTGACGGTGGATTCGGCACCGCCGGCCACCATCACATCGACATCCCCGTACTGGATGAGGCGGGCTGCCTCGCCGATGCAGTGCGTCGCCGTCGTGCATGCAGTGACCATTGCCAGGCACGGACCTTTCAGCCCGAGCATGATCGACAGATTTCCGGCGATCATGTTGATGATCGTGCCGGGAATGAAGAACGGGGAAATCTTGCGCGCCCCGCCCTTGAGAAAATCGTCGTGGGTCGCTTCGATCATCGGCAGACCGCCGATTCCCGACCCGATGTTTACCCCGATGCGTTCCGCATTGGAGGCGGTAACGTCCAGTCCGGCATCCCGGAACGCCTGGATGCCCGCGGCAAGGCCGTAGTGGATGAAAACATCCATGCGGCGCGCCTCCTTCGGAGAAAGGTAGGCGCCGATATCGAAACCCCTCACTTCGCCGGCGATCCTGACCGGGAAGCTGGAAGCATCGAAACGCGTGATTTCGCCGATGCCGGAGCGGCCGTTGACAATGTTGTCCCAGGCCTCCGGAACGGTATTACCGACCGGCGAGATGATCCCGAGACCGGTAATGACGACTCTGCGACGGGTCAATGTTCGCTCCGGTAATCAGATTTATTTCTTCAGATGAGCGGTGACGTAGTCAATCGCCTGCTGAACCGTGGTGATCTTCTCGGCCTCTTCGTCCGGGATTTCGCACTCGAATTCTTCTTCCAGCGCCATGACCAGTTCGACGGTGTCCAGCGAATCCGCGCCCAGATCGTCGACAAAAGACGACTCGGTCTTGATCTCCGACTCGTTCACGCCAAGCTGCTCGGCGACAATCTTCTTGACGCGCTGTTCGATGTTCTCCATGAACAAACTCCTTCCCTGAATGATCCAGATATGAATAAAAAAGCCGGCGTATTCTACCAAAAAGGATGGCAACCGCTATCGCGGCCGGCGCTCACGACATGTACATACCACCATTCACGTGCAGGGTCGTCCCGGTAACGTAAGCAGCAGCGGGTGAAGCAAGGAAGGCGACCGCCGCGGCGATCTCCTCCGGTCGGCCAAGACGACCGAGCGCGATGCTGCCCAGCAGCGCGTCGCGCGCGGCTTCGGGCAGTGCCCGCGTCATGTCGGTATCGATGAATCCGGGCGCAACGCAATTGACAGTGATGTTGCGGCTGCCCAGTTCGCGCGCCAGCGCGCGGCTCATCCCGGCCACTCCGGCCTTTGCTGCGGCGTAGTTCGCCTGTCCCGGATTGCCGGCGCTGCCGACCACCGAAGTGATGTTGATGATGCGCCCGCCGCGCGCCTTCATCATTCCGCGCATGACCAGGCGCGACATGCGGAAGACGGACTTCAGATTGGTGTCGATCACCGCATCCCATTCGTCATCCTTCATGCGCAGCGCGAGATTGTCGCGCGTGATGCCCGCATTGTTCACAAGAATGCCGACCGCGCCAAAACGTTTTTCGATCTCTCCGATCGCCGCCTCGCAGGCCGCACCGTCGGTCACATCCAGCGCCAGACCGCAGCCTTCGGCGCCAGCTTCGAGCAGACTCCTGCCGATTTCCGCCGCGCCCGCTTCCGAAGTCGCCGTCCCGACGAGCGTGGCGCCGAGCCGACC
Above is a genomic segment from Azoarcus sp. PA01 containing:
- the nadB gene encoding L-aspartate oxidase, yielding MSIQYDVLILGSGAAGQSLALRLADHLRVALVTKRSIADSASSWAQGGIAAVLDATDSIEAHIQDTFTAGAGLCDPAATRFVVEHGKAAIEWLIRRGVPFTREDQSAIGYHLTREGGHSHRRIIHAADATGAAVQATLTERVCAHPNIHILENHIAIDLILGDKVGRSGEGCLGAYVLDIADGRVITIAARSTVLATGGAGKAYLYTTNPDVATGDGIAMAWRAGCRVANLEFIQFHPTCLYHPQAKSFLISEAVRGEGGILRLPDGTRFMPEHDPRAELAPRDVVARAIDFEMKKRGLDCVYLDISHKPADWLREHFPNIHARCLELGIDMTREGIPVVPAAHYTCGGVVTDLAARTDVAGLYCVGESACTGLHGANRLASNSLLECLVFGEAAAKDIQARPRDPIAALPEWDESRVTDADEEVVIAHNWAELRRAMWDYVGIVRTTKRLQRAQHRIRLLTSEINEFYSNFRVTNDLIELRNLVVTSDLIVRCALERKESRGLHFSRDYPGLLDEALPTILQPRKT
- the fabF gene encoding beta-ketoacyl-ACP synthase II — its product is MTRRRVVITGLGIISPVGNTVPEAWDNIVNGRSGIGEITRFDASSFPVRIAGEVRGFDIGAYLSPKEARRMDVFIHYGLAAGIQAFRDAGLDVTASNAERIGVNIGSGIGGLPMIEATHDDFLKGGARKISPFFIPGTIINMIAGNLSIMLGLKGPCLAMVTACTTATHCIGEAARLIQYGDVDVMVAGGAESTVTPLAVGGFASAKALSTRNDDPLTASRPWDKGRDGFVLGEGAGVLVLEEYEHAKARGARIYAEIAGYGMSADAFHMTAPAEDGDGAARCMAHAMRDAGMTVDEFDYVNAHGTSTPLGDVAETTAVKRCFGDRAKSIAVNSTKSMTGHLLGAAGGVEAVFTALALHNQIAPPTINIFEQDERCDLDYVANKARPMEIRAALSNSFGFGGTNGTLAFRRI
- the acpP gene encoding acyl carrier protein, which produces MENIEQRVKKIVAEQLGVNESEIKTESSFVDDLGADSLDTVELVMALEEEFECEIPDEEAEKITTVQQAIDYVTAHLKK
- the fabG gene encoding 3-oxoacyl-ACP reductase FabG, encoding MNATNSPLNGAVALVTGASRGIGRAVALELGRLGATLVGTATSEAGAAEIGRSLLEAGAEGCGLALDVTDGAACEAAIGEIEKRFGAVGILVNNAGITRDNLALRMKDDEWDAVIDTNLKSVFRMSRLVMRGMMKARGGRIINITSVVGSAGNPGQANYAAAKAGVAGMSRALARELGSRNITVNCVAPGFIDTDMTRALPEAARDALLGSIALGRLGRPEEIAAAVAFLASPAAAYVTGTTLHVNGGMYMS